The Collinsella aerofaciens genomic interval GCTTAAAGAAACGCAGGTTCACACCAAAGATGGCAGGCTCGGTAATGCCCATGAAGGCGGACAGGGCCGAAGGAAGCGCCAGGCCCTTGATCTTGGCATCGCGGGTCTTAAAGGCAACAGCGAGCGCGGCGCCACCCTGGGCGATGTTGGCAGCGCTGGCGATGGGCAGCCAGTAAGTCACGCCGTACTGGGCGAGCTGTCCCAGGTCGATGGCGGTGTACATCTGGTGGATACCCGTAACGACCGTGGGGGCATAGAACAGGCCGACGATAAAGGAACCGATGCCGAAGGGCAGGGTCAGCAGGGCCTGGATCAGACCGAGGATGGCGTTCTCGGCCCAGACAAAGATGGGGCCGACGGCAACGAGCGTCACGAGCACGGTCACGAACACGGAGACGAGCGGGGTCACAAAGAGGTCGAACATCTCGGGGACAACCTTGTGGAGACGCTTCTCCAAGAAGGCGAGGATGGCGCAGGCGATGACGATGGGGATCACGTGGCCCTGATAGCCGACCCACTCAAAGCTGTACACGCCGGGGATGACGGTGACCATGGTCTGAACGCCCTCGGAGGCAACCGTGTAGGCGCTCTGCAGCGAGGAGTTGATGAACGCACCGCCGACGACGGCACCCAGGTACGGGTTGGCGCCAAAGGCCTTGGCGGCGGAGTAGCCGATCAGGATCTGCAGAATGCCAAAGGACGTTCCCGAGACCAGGTCGGCGATCTTATAGATAAAGTTATTGGTGTCGAGCGCGATAAAGCCGTTGGAGGCCATAAAGTTGAGGGCGCTCATAATGCCCAGCAGCAGGCCCGAAGCCACGATGGCAGGGATGATGGGGACAAAGACGTCGCCGAGCACCTTAATGGCACGCATAAAGATGTTCTGCTGCTGCGCCGCGGCCTCCTTGACCTCGGCCTTGGTGGCAGCCTCGACGCCACTGAGCGCGATGAACTCCTCGTAGACCTTGTTGACGGTGCCGGTGCCAAAAATAATCTGGAGCTGGCCCTGGGCCTCAAAGACGCCCTTGGCGCCATCGACATTCTCGATGGCCTCCTTGTTAACCTTGGAATTATCGGCAATCACCAGGCGCAGACGCGTGGCACAGTGCGCGGCCGAAACAACGTTGTCGGCGCCACCGATGTTGTCGAGCACCTCTTGGGCTGATTTGCGGTAGTCCATGACTTCCCTTTCCTCCAACGGGCGCATGTGCACCCGGCCATCTTTGACACTTAAACTGTAATCGTTTTCAGTTTCATATGACTGCAATCGTTTTCATATAACGGTGAACGGTAGGAAAAAGCCGGCGAATGGTAGTTTTGAGACAAACATAAGGGCTCAGAGGCAGGCAGACGTGCCCAAAGCCTAGACATTCATAAGCTGATGGCCGAGCTTGAGCGTCTTGAGACCGCTCTCCCCCTCAACGCCATCGAGCGTGTTGAGCAACATATTGGTCGCCTCGACGCCACTGGTCAGGTAGCCATAATGCACGGTGGGAATGCCGCCCGTCAGCGCGCGCAAAAACGCATTGTCGCCAAAACCGCTCACGCGGTGTATACCCTCGCCCATGCCGCGAACCTCATCGATGGCACGCAGCGCGCCCGCCGCCATGGTGTCGGTCGCGCAGGCGATAAACGAAACATCGGGAGCGACGGAAAGCAGTTCACGCGCCGCACCATAGCCCGAGTCGAGCGTAAAGGACCCCTGGCGAATCAGGCTCGGATCAAGCGCCACGCCCGCGGCGCGCAAGCCAGCCTCAAAACCGCGACGGCGGTCATAACCGGCCGCGCGGTCCCCCTCGGTAACTCCAATATAGGCAATCTTGCCGTCAACGCGACCCGCAAGCGCATGGCCCAGCTCAAAGGCGGCCTCGTAATCGTCGTGATAGACGCACGCCGCGCCCTCAACATTCTGGCCGATCAGCACGATGGGCACGCGGCACGACTCAATCGCCCGGCGATGCTCGTCTGTAATCATAGTTGCCACCAGCACAATGCCATCAACCGGATGGTTTTGGAACAAATCGAGGTATTCGAGCTCGCGATCGGCCGCGTTGTCGGTGTTTGCAAGCAGCATCTGGTAGCCACGGCGACCGAGCACCTGGCCAATGCCGGCGGTAATGCGGCTCACGGATTCCGAGTTGATCTTAGGCACGATGACGCCGATGAGCTTGGTGGAACCGGTGCGCAGCGCGCGAGCCTGGCTGGACCGCACGTATCCGGTCAGCTCAATCGCCTGCTTAATGCGCTCGGCCTTGTCCGTCGATATGTAGCCACCGTTGAGGTAGCGCGAGACGGCGGCGCTCGAAACGCCGGCCAGCTCGGCCACATCTTTCATCTTTACCACGAGTACCCCTGTCATTGAAATCGCTTTCACCATGATACCCGTGAGGAGCAACCGCATGACGTAGCGATTACATGATAGAGAAACGCGTGGAGACTAATGAGTCACTTGAGACATGACTAGCGATAATCACTTCGCAGCCAGTTTTACCAAACGAGAATCACCCTAGCTACATAATCGAAGAATACGCCCATGTAGAGCTTGACCCAAGCAGTAGCCTCGCGGACTTTTCCTGGAGGGCCTCGGTGCCGAGCCTCGATGAGGCGCAGGACGGCCTCATGCCGGAGTTGCCGCATCAAGCATAGCCAACGAAGCGCGGGCGGGACGCCGCCAATGACCAACGCCCCAACAGTCAGTTACTCCTCCCCTCCCTAACATTCCCCAGAAAGTTCGCTATTGTTGACTGGGGTTCCCGTAAAAGAAACCCCAACAAAATAACTGCGGAGTGCTGACCTGGAGCTGCCTCCGGGCCCTATTGGCTACTCACCGAGAAGCTCCGCCATGAAATGGCCCCTTTACTACCCGCTCTGCGCGATTCGTGCACGTCCAACTTGTAGAGTAAATTCATCGCTCGCGTCGATTACGACCCCAGTATTTCCTTAGGAAACACACTCGATAAATCGTTAACACCCATAGCGAAAAGCACCTTTGTGCTGGCATCGTTACTGAGCTCGTCACTCAACTTGAGTGCATCAAGCAGTATATTTCGGCGTAACATCTTATAGTCATCCTCAGTCAGCACTAGCTCAAGATCGCTTAAAACCCCTACTAGATTGACATCGCGAGACGGAGACACCCTTGCGCAGAACAGACGCTCGTCATGCGCACAGATATTTCGAAAATCTTTAATGTGATCGTATGCAAGTCTTAGCCTTCGTGGGCTGATGCGCTTATGGACTTCATGCGTCTCGGAATAAAGGTCAGAAAACGACTTGGCAATGGAATTTCTCATGCTTTCTGGTTGAAACTCGAAAAACTTGAATGCCTGGCCAAGCATTAAATAATTCATAAGAACCCATACCGGCGTATTGTCGTGATTATTTTCATAATGACGAATGTAGTCCCTTTTATAATCACTGTTCCATTTTTTAGACCTACATAGCGCCTTCTCGAAATCACCGATAAGCGTGTCGATCTTTTTTCGATAGCCGGCCTCAGCCCGATAGGAATCTCTATCAAGGTATGCTTCTGGGTTATCTTTATGAGCCATGGCAAACCGATAAGAGCAGACGGTCTTAAGAACTGCTTCCGCCTTGTTAAAATACTCAAACATCAGCAGGCGCAACGTTCGATCGAATTCGAATAAACGATAGATATCAGAAAACTTGGTCCCTTTTACGAAAACCTCTTGGCCAGAGTCTTCCCGTTGGTCAAGAAACAAATCCTTGTAGCCGTTAACAACCGGATAGTATCCCTCACGCTCCAGAACTAAACGAGTATTGTTATCGCATTCGAGCCCACGGCTTTCAAGAATAGCAATCTGCTCGGTAATAGATTTAAATGGCTTATCCATATGGGCCCCTTAAACGCGAAAACCGCCTTTCGGCGGTTCCCACGGACCAAGCCGGACGTACCGTCGCAAGGCCTCATCACAACGTTTACTTTAAGGGAGAACTCGGGGGCCGTCAATCCAATACCACGAATCCCCCAAATCAGCCCTTAGAAGAGACCAAACGACCAATTCATGTGAAATAACCCCAAGCTCGTATTTCGCCACAACGAAGAAGTCATTTAGCGACAGCGGGCACGCTATTACGAGCCGCTGTCGCTATGGAGCCGCACCCTTATCCCCTCGGTGGGAAGGGATCGTGGCCATGGGAATCCCTTTCGCGGATTCTTCCGTCGCTACGATGGACGATCAGCTCAGACTCTTGATTGGAGCAAATGCGTCGACCGAGCTTTATCGCCTCGCTCTGGGTCGTCGTAACGAAAGAAGCGCGACTTGCCCCTTCGCCCTTAACCTGCCAATTGCCATCCGAACGCTTCGTAACGTGCTGATTTCTGCCTTTCATACTCACCTCGCCTTCAACTCTGAACTCGCCGATATGTCTACAGCATGAGATATGCGACAGATACCTACGTGCCGTTTTTCAAAAGTGTAGCCACTGGCGCGGACATAAAATGAAGCGCACGCAACGAGCACGTTGATGTTTTTGTCTTCTGGCAGCCCTGCAAACCAAAGCGAAAGAGCAGAAAGGGTGCTGAAGTTCACATCCAAGGAGGTTCATATCGACAACCTGATGGACGGGCGCCTCTATATGAACGCGGCCGGGTACTACCATGGACTACCCGGCGAGCAGAGCGTTTCATTGGTAGCGTCTTTAGCGTACGGGATGGGCATCTACGCCAACTGGCTCTTACCGATCTACTGCATGTTCACGGTGCAAGAGAGCAAGATCGCAAACAATAGCGTCGTGATTATCGGGCGAATAAACGATGGGTACAGGAGCACCGACGCCAAATCGGTATCTTGCGAAATGACCACGTCGAGCGGCAGTTGAATCGCAAGATCAATTCTGGAAGTGACATTCCCCGCACGGATTCCCCCGCACGGCCTCGCGCAGCTATGTCAAGCATGCTGTAAAATAACGTCAAAAAAAAGAGGGCCGACGCATCAACCCTCTTCAGGTGTCGCCCGAAGGCTTCCACCGCAATTGATTATATTTTAGTCGATATCCTATGTTTGTCTACGGGCCCAGCTCCAAAGAATGTCATCTCCATCTTTAGCATCCATCTTAGCTGCTGCTTCTTAAGAAGCAGCTATATAGCCACGAAGTGCATCCATCTTGCTCCTGGCCCCAGTCTTTACTATTTTATGAAAATCAGAGGAAGACAGAGAGCCGTGCAAGTCTTCCAGCACGCTAGAGTAGTTTCGAATTAACTGATAGCACTCAGTTTTGGAAACCATCATCTTTCTGAGCAGATAGACAATTAGGACGACATAATCAGTAATAGTTGAAAAGTCTATCGAAGGAACGCCAACCTCGGATGACAGCATCTGGCCAAGCTGATTTCCCACTTTTGCCCTCTTAAACCTAACGTCATAAACGGCACTGTTATGAGCAACCGCGTTACGGAGATCCTTGAGCACAAAGATAGTACGTTCGAGAAGCCCGGGACCGTCGTAATTGTTCGGAAGCTTTAGGTCATCGGATATGCTCTGTCTAACCGAGCCCTTTAAGCACGAATAGAAAACACCGAAGTTTCCTAGAGTCATGACCTCGAATAGCGCCCAAATAGGTAAGGGTTTATCACTGTCATAAAAATGCCTAACAACAGGGTTCTTGGAATAATTGTACTGAATCAATCTATTGATTTCCGCGCGCAGACCCAGGCGCTTTTTCATAGCAGCGCTATAGTCTTTACTTTTTCTAGGGTAATCACGGTACGCCACGAGCGTTCGAGAGAAAATATCCTCCAGCACGAACGAGTGAGAATCTTCAAGCACGGCTTCTAGCGTATAGTTCTTTAACGCAGTTTCAATAAACATTACGCTTGGATATAAGAGCGCCTTGACCGCCATATCAAACTCATTTAAGGCAATTACCTCGTCAAAGCTCGTTAAATCCAAGCAGTTGGAAGAATTGCCCACAAAACGATGACCCTTGTAGCCATGATAATAACCGTAATTCTTCATCTTTCTTTTATGGACAGAGCCGTGCGTCTCTATCCCTTTATCCCTAAGATGTTTCATGAGGCCATTGAGAGTTTTCATTATGGGTCCTTAAGTGCGGAGCCGAAATTGAATTAATTATATCCGCTACCGGACACCACTAGAGCATTATCCCAATCGGTACCGTCCTCATTCCCCTAAAGCTGCAGCATATAACACGACTACGCCACCGGATCATTTGATGGCATCGCGAACGGATCGCTGCAGCTTATTCAACCGAAATTACGTCTCGCCTTGTTTTCGACTCCGTTCGATTTTCCACTTGCCCTTAGCCTCATCCCATGTTTCATGAATAGAATTGACCTCATCATGAACAACTTCCCTGACAAACTTCACCCAAACATCTAGTTCGCATCGATATAGACATTCCTGAGCGAATCGATCCGAGACCACCATGAAAGCAGCGGGTCTGGTATTGTCCCCAAAATCAAAACACGGAATAACAGCAGCATGAATCAGCTGATTTACAAACCGCCTGCCAGGAATACTCAGCTGGGAAGGCCGACCATAGTCGTACAAGTCATCGTCAGGAACGCGCCTAAGCAACGGCATCAGCTTATTTGTATTCCTGGGAGTTGCAGGATACGACACAATGCTCAGCTCATAGTCAGCCATCTCATCGCTTAACTTCCCCGCTTCAAACAAAGTGCGAACAATAAATGCAGAGAGAAGAAGGTCTCGCTCGACAATGTACTCCTTACGTTCAACAATTCGATTAAAGATAGAATGTTGATTAGAACGGTAAGCATGCTTTGCTAAAAATCGAAAGCAGGAGACCAGTTCATCCATCATGCAACTGAGCTCTTTGCGCCAATAATAAGATTCCAATATCATCGCAACGCCGTATCTTCTCTGGACAAACTGTGTATGTAGACACTCACGGATCTATCCTTCCTTATCCAAGTAGAAAGTTTCTCGCTCTATTTGATCAGAAGTGAGATGGCACGAAACACAAAGGACGCACGACTATCGTAGGAAGTTGGCCCCGCACCAAAAATGCCCCTGCTAACATGAGGCGCACAAAGATGTCCAAAGCAGACGGGGCAAATCTTATCAATTTCGAACAATCCGAATAAGGCGATGAAATCAGAGTCGGTAAATCCAGACGGCAAATCGTAATCCTCGCGAAGCTCCGCTAAAGAAAGACCCAAGGTGTAAAAGGCGTTCTGCATCTCTGAAATTGCAGTCGAGCCAAGAGAAGCCCGCAACGCGTTGAATTTGGACGAATCCATTTGAAGCCCCTTGGACAAACGCCGCTGTCAACAGTTATCAATTCTAGGTGATACAGCCCTTCAGGAGGACGTGACTCACCTATGACTCGCGTAGAAACACCTGCACAGCAACAAAGGCGAAGACGTCGTCAATCGGAAGGTCTTGACGCATGACGCCTAGGTCCGCAAACAACGACAAACGTATTTCCCTCTTCGTATGACAGCCCAACACCCTAGAATTATTCGTGACAGTCGACGGATTTTAAAGTCTCAGTCAACTCGTTCAGCATGGTCGTAAGTCGAGCAATGAGTCTTTTCGCATCTTCTCTATGGTCTTCGGTGACCACATCGCCGTAAAGCCTATCGTATTTTGAGCCCTTGCCGTGCGCCGCCCCCGCCGACCGAAGGTTCTGAAGGTCACGGAGAGGCTTTAGATCAGCCACGATGTCATTCGCACTAAGAAAGACCTCCAGCTTGTTAATACTACCCTTCGCATCAGCGCCCTCTAGAGCACTTTCATCGATGTAGTCGACGAGGGCTCTCGTGAGGGCCATAGTCACGGCCTCAAATTCAGACTCGCCGTTGCCAGATGGAATGTGGATTTGTTCAAGAATGCCCTCGTCTGCACGGTGGAAAGGCCTGTACAGCGTCAAGCCAAGCCGTTTGCTCCATGCTTTATCAAGTTCCATTCGCGCTCGCATAAGCATGGAAACAGGACCCGACGGATCTTTAAACCACATATTAAGCAAATCTGTCTTGAACACCTCATCGGAAATGTGCTGGTCAACGGGCGACATCTCGAAAGAGAGGAAATGGGTGCGCTCGCTCTCGGGAAGATCGCGCCCCAGATCGCCAAGATACACCATAACTCTGTCCGGATCGACATTGTCAATCTCGCACCTCCACTGGCTCCCACATGAAATGTGACGCTCGCTGACATCGAAGTAAGGGCTACTCCTGTACTTATCGAGTACAGCGGGCTTAAAGAAGACGGGAGTTAAGTAATGTGGGGCGCGAGGCTCCTTATCAAAGTAGGTGCCAAGCTTATTCGGGTCACATGTGTATCGAACGAGCGAGCCGTCAGGCCGTTCGCCGATGATGAACTCAGGGTACTGTTCTATTTTCTCATCGTACGGCCATACGCAACAAGTCTCGACGTCGCCGGGCTCGATAAAGCTTCGAGCGTAGAGCATCGACAGAAGATAGCCTTCATCAATATCGCTCGTGTACCACTGTCCGATATGGTAGTTTCCTCCGACTTCATCACTCTCTGCAATACACTCAGTGCTCCCCAAAGGAAAGCTGGACGAAGATGCCAGCCGCGCGTCCACAAAGTAGACGAAGAGGCATTGCTTAGCTGCAATAAAGCGCAGTATATATTTGGTCCTGACACGCACCTCGTCTCCAGCAAAGTCGACGACTTTTTCTCTCTCGCCACACTTGTCGACGCTATAGTAGCAACCGTCTTCGCCGCGGTAGAGCTCAAACAGCATGACAAATTCCTGGTTGACCAGAATCTGCGCTTGGTCGAGCGGATAGAAATACTGCTCGGCAACAATAAAGTCATAGCCCTCATCGCGTCCGTCATGATAAGTGACGCCATCTGCACATACGCAGAAGCCTGGTGAGAAACTGGAGGCATGCTTCAACCAATCATCACCTGCAAGAATCTCCTGTTTTCGTGTAAGGTCGGCAAAACAGCCAAAAACGGAAGGCCTTCCATCAGCAGCGTCATGGTGCGAATAGACGGTAGTCCATGCTCCGGAAAGGGGGTTCTTGACCAGCTCGATTACTTTCTCCTGCTCGAATGGTTTAGCGTCGAGCCCTAGCTTGGCTAAAACCCTTAAAACCGCTTCGTTCATATGCACCTCTTACCATTTGGCACCATCACCATAAATTGAAGCGAAAATGAACCGTGAGAAACTATCACGGACCAAAATCGTTTAAGGAAATTGTCCACCAATGCGGGGAAAAAGAAAAACCGCCAGGACGACGGTCGGAAGCTTTAAAAGACTAAGCGACAAGAAATAGAAGATATTCCCATCGGATCTGGCCAATGCATTCACCCATTAGCAAACGGCCTTGAATCGAATCGTACCAGCACTGCCGAGAAGACTAAACACAACACTTGATGAATAGCTTCCCGAACGGTGTCAGCCTAAAAATATGATGTACGCAATCAAACCGCCATCCATCAGAAGGCGTATTATCCTTCTTTATATTTCGAATTCTGTCAGAATCCTCAATCCCAAGATAATCGTCTTCTCCCTCGTAACGGTACGTTTCTCCGCTTAGCAGCTTCAGTCTCTCCAAGTTATTCAAATACAAAGACACATTCTCAGGACATTGAACGATAACATCGAATACGTTCGTATAATTTTCGCAAAGCACTCGCCACCGAGCTTTAATTGGCATGTCATCGTCTTCAACAACGCGCAAGTCAATAACCGGAATATGATCTTTACCGAGCCCTTTAGAGAGCCACGACATCATTTTGGCTTCATCGGGGGTTAGTTGCCCGATTATGCTAACAAAACTTGGATGGACGAGAGAAGAAACCCTTTTATCCATGGAGGACGCGAGTAAATTAACGTACAGGCCCCTTAAGTCCTGACTGTCATACGAATATGAAAGCTGCTGAATAGCCGGGACCACGACATTTGACGCAGGCTCACAGAAGCAATCCTCCGGGACGTCTTCCATCTTTTCTTCGATTTGCCGAATCGCCTCCTCAATATTGTTCTCACCGTTAACCACCCATTTCTTCCAGGGGCCAAGCAATACGCCAACGGTTCTGGGAACTAAACTCAGAGTGTCTCCGACCGATGAGAACACAGGATGCACAGCATCATCGTATGCTTTACTCAATACACCAGATGGCAGAGATGCAATTTCTTTGGAAAGCTCGCCCACTTTGTCTCTCCCTATTCATACCGACATCAAATCCATGATATACAACGCCCACATTGAGACAGTCAACAACGGGGTGATCGCAGCACCTAACGGCCTGATATTCTGAGCATCTCGCCTTCACTCACCTTCTTCTTGCACGACACATGTATCGCGTGTTCGCCCAAGATTGCAGTGCACGGCTTCAGCGCCGCACCCTTAACGGCGTTGAAGAAGTTCTCAAGAAACGGGGCGTTCATGTCGTAGTAGTTCATGTTCCTAAACAGCTCATAGATTGCCAGAAACGTTTGAGCAATGACCGCTACAACACTCATTGCAAGAGCGTTGTAGGGCGACTGGGAAATCCAGATCAAGGACCTTAAGCCCAGTTGGGCAAACCAATCTCCAACGACCAACAATCCGTCTCGGGAAGCCTTAATAACCCATAGGGAAAGAAGTTGCGCATAAGGAGGTGACACATAATTTCTTTCACAAATTGACAAACACATAGAGGAACACGGTTCACGCGTCGTCATATGAGTTCAGGCGACCAAACAACAAATCATCGACGTAAGGGGCACGAGCCCCGTCTGCGAACATCGTATCGATCGACGATGGGTCGCTCGACGCGCTGCCCAAAGAGGAGGCGTCCGAGCTTGTCGGGGCCGAGCGCTATGAGAGGACGGCGGGCCGGGAGGCCTACCGCAGCAGCCACTACGCGAGAAATCTCGTCACCGGGGCCGAGTAAGTCGAGTTCAGCGTGCCGAAGCTCCGCGGGGCGGCCACAAGGACGGTGCGCGACGGGTTCGCCGAGACGCTTGCCTACACGGAATTCCCGCCGGAGCACTGGCGCCGGATCAGGACGAACAACGGGATCGAGCGCATTAACCGCGAGATCAGGAGGAGGACGAGAGTCATCGGGACCTTCCCGGACGGCAACTCGCCCCTCATGCTGGTGACGGCGAGGCTGAAGTACACAGTGGATCACGAGTGGAGCAAGAGAAGGGGCTGGACATGTCCAAACTAGAGGAGATGGACGAGCTGAAGGGAAAGGCGGAAGGCTAGAAGAGGACGGTACCGAGGACGGCTAAATCAATTTGCGAAAGAATCTTGACGGTGCCTCAATGCTCTATCAGGAACAAGGCAGCTGAGATTACCGAGCACAATTGGCTCTGCTCCGAGACAGACTAAAAGAGTACTATTTTTTCAGTCGTTTAGCCGTTTCTTTTCATAGGGTGTGATGTGAATGCTGTTTAATTTGATTATCCGTGCTGATGAAACCCTGCCCATGTTGACTTCTAGAATGTTTGAGCGAACTCCCGATGAGCTGGCGGACCGCTATAGAACTTCCACCAGCTTTGATTTTAATGCCCTCGCTCAGCTTCCTACTGTTATGGCGCGTGAATTTGAGTCGGACGATATGGGCGCCATGGCCAGGCTGGGCTATATGGACTCTCCGTCGATAAACCCAGTAATTTCTTCACCCGTTCTGCAGTTTCCATCGCATGCCTTATTGGATCTCGGCTTGCTCGATGAAAACTATTGGGAAAATAAACGTACTCATTGGAGGCTTTGCGAAGGGGACCCTTTTCGCCTGTTTTCAAAGTTTCTTGATGACCGTCCCTTGCCGGTCGAACCTGAAGCGTCTTCTGCGTGTGATCCAAATTTAATTGCCGTCATGATGCCATTCACCGAAGACCCTTCTATCGACCCTGTATATTTAGCGTTGGTCAAAGGCTCTAAGAGGGCGGGTAAGAAATGCATGCGCGTAGACGAGATGTTGACTCCCGTAGATATTACGGAAGACATATTTAATTTGATTGCGTCTAGCTCTTTGGTAATTGCTGATATTACCAATCTGAATCCAAACGTCATGTTCGAAGTGGGCTATGCGATCGGAAGGGGCAAGCAGGCCATTTTGATATGCAAAGATGATGTTCCCCAGCTGCCTTTTGATATCAGCCACAGGAGGGTATTTACCTATAAGCGAGATAAAGACGGATTAGCGATACTTTCAGACAGGGTTATGAAAATCTTGACGAATGATCAGTGATTGCTTGCTCGCGTGGTCCGGCATGAGCCCCGGTACCCCCTATCGATAGTTTCCGGCCTCATGGAGCTGGCGCGTGTTGTCCTCGCCTATGCCGTACAGTTCTGCGGTCCCACTCGCCTGAAGGACAGGTGTTGATGTTAACCATGAAATGGTCCGAGTGATTACCAGGAAATAAGCGCCATGGGCACGAAAAATTGAGCAAATAAATCAATAGGGTCGCGCCCCGGGAACCGGGGCGCGACCCTCGCTGTACAGCTTCCCGTGCTGGCTACTATGGCTAGCCACCACGGGAAGAAAGAACAGATGGCCGCGCCCCTGGCCCCAGCGAAAGATATACGGTTCATTGAAGCAGCCGAACGCTCGAGGTCCGAAATCTGCATGTACACGGTCCGCGAGAACGATATCGTCGACAACGCCGTGAAAATCCCGATGCGAATGATCCAGGAGTTCGGGTGCGCGGACGGGTGGATCGGCATTGTACAGTACGACAGCTTCGCGTACCTCGCCGACAGACACACCGCCGACGGCGGAAGCATCTACGCCCACGGTTCCATCTCCTACGGCATCCCCGGGCCAAAACTAATCCGCGAGATCTTTGAGGGCATCCCGCACAATCTCGTTATCAAAACGCCCAAGTACGCATATCAGAAGGAGTATCGAATCATCGGGTCGCAACCGGTCGAATGCCTTCTTATACCCGACGAGAACCACCCTGGCTGCAAAATTGAAGAATACGACCATGTAGAGCTTGATCTAGGCAGCAGCATCGCAAACTTTTCCTGGAAGGCCTCGGTGCCGAGCCTCGAAGATGCACAAGGCGGTCTCATGCTGGAGTTGCCGCATCGAGCATAGTCAACCCGACGCGATCCAC includes:
- a CDS encoding PTS transporter subunit EIIC, with the translated sequence MDYRKSAQEVLDNIGGADNVVSAAHCATRLRLVIADNSKVNKEAIENVDGAKGVFEAQGQLQIIFGTGTVNKVYEEFIALSGVEAATKAEVKEAAAQQQNIFMRAIKVLGDVFVPIIPAIVASGLLLGIMSALNFMASNGFIALDTNNFIYKIADLVSGTSFGILQILIGYSAAKAFGANPYLGAVVGGAFINSSLQSAYTVASEGVQTMVTVIPGVYSFEWVGYQGHVIPIVIACAILAFLEKRLHKVVPEMFDLFVTPLVSVFVTVLVTLVAVGPIFVWAENAILGLIQALLTLPFGIGSFIVGLFYAPTVVTGIHQMYTAIDLGQLAQYGVTYWLPIASAANIAQGGAALAVAFKTRDAKIKGLALPSALSAFMGITEPAIFGVNLRFFKPFIAGCIGGGCGALVCALTSLAASGTGVTGIFGILLCLAQPVQYAIMFAVAALVSFAVSFVLYKDEPKASEQA
- a CDS encoding LacI family DNA-binding transcriptional regulator; translated protein: MKDVAELAGVSSAAVSRYLNGGYISTDKAERIKQAIELTGYVRSSQARALRTGSTKLIGVIVPKINSESVSRITAGIGQVLGRRGYQMLLANTDNAADRELEYLDLFQNHPVDGIVLVATMITDEHRRAIESCRVPIVLIGQNVEGAACVYHDDYEAAFELGHALAGRVDGKIAYIGVTEGDRAAGYDRRRGFEAGLRAAGVALDPSLIRQGSFTLDSGYGAARELLSVAPDVSFIACATDTMAAGALRAIDEVRGMGEGIHRVSGFGDNAFLRALTGGIPTVHYGYLTSGVEATNMLLNTLDGVEGESGLKTLKLGHQLMNV
- a CDS encoding Abi family protein; the encoded protein is MDKPFKSITEQIAILESRGLECDNNTRLVLEREGYYPVVNGYKDLFLDQREDSGQEVFVKGTKFSDIYRLFEFDRTLRLLMFEYFNKAEAVLKTVCSYRFAMAHKDNPEAYLDRDSYRAEAGYRKKIDTLIGDFEKALCRSKKWNSDYKRDYIRHYENNHDNTPVWVLMNYLMLGQAFKFFEFQPESMRNSIAKSFSDLYSETHEVHKRISPRRLRLAYDHIKDFRNICAHDERLFCARVSPSRDVNLVGVLSDLELVLTEDDYKMLRRNILLDALKLSDELSNDASTKVLFAMGVNDLSSVFPKEILGS
- a CDS encoding Abi family protein, whose translation is MKTLNGLMKHLRDKGIETHGSVHKRKMKNYGYYHGYKGHRFVGNSSNCLDLTSFDEVIALNEFDMAVKALLYPSVMFIETALKNYTLEAVLEDSHSFVLEDIFSRTLVAYRDYPRKSKDYSAAMKKRLGLRAEINRLIQYNYSKNPVVRHFYDSDKPLPIWALFEVMTLGNFGVFYSCLKGSVRQSISDDLKLPNNYDGPGLLERTIFVLKDLRNAVAHNSAVYDVRFKRAKVGNQLGQMLSSEVGVPSIDFSTITDYVVLIVYLLRKMMVSKTECYQLIRNYSSVLEDLHGSLSSSDFHKIVKTGARSKMDALRGYIAAS
- a CDS encoding DUF4393 domain-containing protein, with the protein product MGELSKEIASLPSGVLSKAYDDAVHPVFSSVGDTLSLVPRTVGVLLGPWKKWVVNGENNIEEAIRQIEEKMEDVPEDCFCEPASNVVVPAIQQLSYSYDSQDLRGLYVNLLASSMDKRVSSLVHPSFVSIIGQLTPDEAKMMSWLSKGLGKDHIPVIDLRVVEDDDMPIKARWRVLCENYTNVFDVIVQCPENVSLYLNNLERLKLLSGETYRYEGEDDYLGIEDSDRIRNIKKDNTPSDGWRFDCVHHIFRLTPFGKLFIKCCV
- a CDS encoding nucleotide-binding protein codes for the protein MLFNLIIRADETLPMLTSRMFERTPDELADRYRTSTSFDFNALAQLPTVMAREFESDDMGAMARLGYMDSPSINPVISSPVLQFPSHALLDLGLLDENYWENKRTHWRLCEGDPFRLFSKFLDDRPLPVEPEASSACDPNLIAVMMPFTEDPSIDPVYLALVKGSKRAGKKCMRVDEMLTPVDITEDIFNLIASSSLVIADITNLNPNVMFEVGYAIGRGKQAILICKDDVPQLPFDISHRRVFTYKRDKDGLAILSDRVMKILTNDQ